Genomic DNA from Aerosakkonema funiforme FACHB-1375:
CAATCTATTCCCGATCCGTGGTGGTTTAAAAGTTAATTTTTAGCTACAAACTGGCTGGTAAATACATCAGGAATTGTGCAGTTAGTTAAAAAGAAAATATTATGATTTCGAGCGAACAACCAATTCTCACGGAAGAAGATATAGCACAAAAAACAGTTAACGAGACGAATTTGGACGCCCAACAAAGCTTCAACTGGAAGCACTGCTGGTATCCGATCGCCTTCATACAAGACCTGCCCAAAAACCGCCCTTATAGCTTTTCGCTTTATGACGAACCCTACGTCTTATTCAGAAACCAAGATAGCAAACTGATTTGTTTAACAGACCGTTGTCCCCATCGTGCGGCTAGACTCTCCGACGGACAAATAATTGATGGTAAGCTAGAGTGTTTGTACCACGGTTGGCAGTTTGGCATTGACGGTCAATGTCTGCACATTCCCCAGTTACCGGCAGATGCCAAAATTCCTGCTAAAGCTTGCGTGCGATCGTTTAAATTGGTGGAACGCCAAGGCATCATCTGGATATGGCCGGGAGAAACGGAAACTGCCCAAGAAGAAAGCATTCCCATCATACCAGATTTGGATAACCCGGAATTTGTCACCACTGACTATATGTGCGACCTCCCTTACGACCAAACTTATTTCATAGAAAATATTATCGATCCCGTTCACATTCACATCAGCCATCATGGCACTCTAGGTAATCGAAAATATGCCCAACCCCTAGAAATGGAAGTGATAGAAAGCTCAAACAAAGCGATTCGCGGTAAGATGCGGAGTGTAGGAAATTCCGATCGACCTTGGAGTTCAGTGGATTTTGTGGCTCCCAACTTAATATTTTACAGATTTAGCATCGAACAGCGCGGTTGGCTAGGGGGAGTTGTCTTTTATTCAATCCCTCTCAGTCAGAATCGATGTCGTATTCTAGTGAGAAATTATCGTAACTTTTTACCCCTGAAATTAAAGCTAACACCTCGCTGGTTCGATCACTGGCTTCGCAGCAGAGTTTTAGAGGAAGATTTGCCACAAGTCGTCGGACAAAAGGCAGAAATTGAGAGGCAGGGAAAACCTATGAAAGAAGTGTTTTTACCGCTCAAAACCTCCGACCTATTTGTCATCGAATACCGCAAATGGCTGGATAAATTTGGGTCTTCTTTACCCTTTTATCAGGGTTATGAAACCGCAAAATTGCCTGACAGCAGTAGAAAGTGTCACCAAGCACCAGTATTACTAGATCGACTTTCGCGACACACTCATATGTGTAGTTCCTGTAGTCAAGCTTATCAGGTAACAAATAAACTGAAACAGGGGGCAATAGGAGTTGCGATCGCATTGGCAGCTTTAGCAATAGCAACAGATGGATTTGCGAGTACAATGGCAGTATCGGCTTCTCTGTTAGCAGTCGTTTTGGCAGCTGTCGCCGAGCAAGTCAAAACCAAATTTGAACGTTCTTACAGCCGCCACTAATTTTTAATTTACTTATCTGAGGAGTCATATCAAAAAGAGGTGTTAAAATGTCCGATCTCCGCGAAAGTATGCCCGCACTCGCTCGACACGAAGGCGATTGGGTAGGAACTTATACCATTGTCGATATTGAAGGGAAAATTCTCGATCGGCACAAATCCCATTTAACCTGTCTGTTTCCCGCAGACGGTGATTATTCCTATTACCAAATTAATCGGTATGAGTGGCCAGATGGTAAAAAGGAAGAACATAAGTTTCCTGGCACATATCGCGACAAAAAGCTTTGGTTCGACACGGAACGCATAGAAGGAAAAGCATGGGAAGTAGACGATTCAACTATTATTCTGTGGTTCAGTTACAAGACTATTCCGAACGCTTACTTATACGAGATGATTCAAATTAGTCAGTGCAATAATTATCGATCGCGCACTTGGCATTGGTTCAAAGACGATCGACTTTTTAAACGCACTTTGATTCAAGAAGAACGGATGCAGCCGTAACCGGACAAAAAACATTTTTTTGATTGACAAATAAAAATGATGAGTAAAGAAAACCTACCTCCTGTTTGGAATAGAGTCGGAAAACATGGGGTATTTCCTGAAGCAAACCATGACGAAATTGCTCGTTATAACTTCCTGGCTAATTTGAATCGCTACT
This window encodes:
- a CDS encoding aromatic ring-hydroxylating dioxygenase subunit alpha is translated as MISSEQPILTEEDIAQKTVNETNLDAQQSFNWKHCWYPIAFIQDLPKNRPYSFSLYDEPYVLFRNQDSKLICLTDRCPHRAARLSDGQIIDGKLECLYHGWQFGIDGQCLHIPQLPADAKIPAKACVRSFKLVERQGIIWIWPGETETAQEESIPIIPDLDNPEFVTTDYMCDLPYDQTYFIENIIDPVHIHISHHGTLGNRKYAQPLEMEVIESSNKAIRGKMRSVGNSDRPWSSVDFVAPNLIFYRFSIEQRGWLGGVVFYSIPLSQNRCRILVRNYRNFLPLKLKLTPRWFDHWLRSRVLEEDLPQVVGQKAEIERQGKPMKEVFLPLKTSDLFVIEYRKWLDKFGSSLPFYQGYETAKLPDSSRKCHQAPVLLDRLSRHTHMCSSCSQAYQVTNKLKQGAIGVAIALAALAIATDGFASTMAVSASLLAVVLAAVAEQVKTKFERSYSRH
- a CDS encoding DUF3598 family protein yields the protein MSDLRESMPALARHEGDWVGTYTIVDIEGKILDRHKSHLTCLFPADGDYSYYQINRYEWPDGKKEEHKFPGTYRDKKLWFDTERIEGKAWEVDDSTIILWFSYKTIPNAYLYEMIQISQCNNYRSRTWHWFKDDRLFKRTLIQEERMQP